One genomic segment of Ipomoea triloba cultivar NCNSP0323 chromosome 9, ASM357664v1 includes these proteins:
- the LOC116030249 gene encoding pathogenesis-related protein P2-like — MERAVKVCLVLVVSVVVSAAAQSASNVRATYHLYNPQNINWDLRAASAYCATWDANKPLEWRKKYGWTAFCGPAGAHGQPSCGKCLRVKNRDGGAQQTVRIVDQCANGGLDLDVNVFKRLDTNGQGYAKGHLMVDYQFVSC, encoded by the exons ATGGAGAGAGCTGTTAAGGTGTGCTTGGTTTTGGTGGTCTCTGTGGTGGTTTCCGCGGCGGCGCAGAGCGCTTCCAACGTGAGGGCTACATATCATCTGTATAATCCTCAGAATATCAACTGGGATTTGAGGGCGGCGAGCGCCTACTGCGCCACCTGGGATGCAAACAAGCCGTTGGAGTGGCGGAAGAAATATGGGTGGACTGCCTTTTGTGGCCCCGCGGGAGCTCATGGCCAGCCATCTTGTGGCAAGTGTCTAAGG GTTAAAAATAGGGATGGCGGAGCCCAACAAACGGTGAGGATCGTTGATCAATGTGCCAACGGAGGGCTGGATTTGGACGTGAACGTGTTTAAACGTTTGGATACTAACGGGCAGGGATACGCTAAGGGGCACCTCATGGTTGACTACCAATTCGTCTCCTGTTAA